One Thioclava electrotropha DNA segment encodes these proteins:
- a CDS encoding MFS transporter — MAPDGSTAKPAELRHRIMAGFIGNVVEWYDFALYGYLAGVIAPVFFPSNDPTAGLIATYGIFAAGFLMRPLGAAVFGWFGDRYGRARTMQISVVMMAMPTLFLGILPTYAQVGVLAPTLLVLVRLLQGLSVGGEFSSSATYLVETAPLKKRGLTGSWANIGSMSGSLLGVGAAALVTNLFDAQTLADWAWRLPFLGGAVLGTVAILIRRNLHTSEHFQQHQEGRDDTSPLLEAFTTNRRETLLAVAFAASYGTCYYIAFVYLPEWLSGQGLMARDTALLINTAMTVLVIPAMPLAAIVGDRWVTRRVWIALAIGLLALVAWPLHEWMLVSGGALLPVVVAHAVTFLLLAVPLGSGPALFAEMFPERDRLSGYSVAFNIGLGIFGGLTPMIATSLIAATGMVTAPALYMLAAGLIAVIALVFTPDRSRAPLR, encoded by the coding sequence ATGGCACCGGACGGAAGCACAGCAAAACCGGCAGAGCTTCGGCATCGGATCATGGCCGGTTTCATCGGCAACGTAGTCGAATGGTATGACTTCGCGCTCTACGGCTATCTTGCAGGCGTCATCGCCCCGGTCTTCTTTCCGTCCAACGATCCGACCGCGGGCCTGATCGCGACTTACGGGATTTTCGCGGCCGGTTTCCTGATGCGTCCGCTTGGCGCGGCGGTGTTCGGCTGGTTCGGCGACCGCTACGGGCGCGCGCGCACGATGCAGATCTCGGTCGTCATGATGGCGATGCCGACGCTGTTTCTGGGCATATTGCCGACCTATGCGCAGGTCGGCGTTCTGGCCCCGACGCTTCTGGTTCTGGTGCGCTTGCTGCAGGGCCTGTCGGTCGGTGGAGAGTTCTCGTCCTCGGCCACATATCTTGTCGAAACCGCGCCCCTGAAGAAACGCGGTCTGACGGGGAGCTGGGCCAATATCGGCTCCATGTCGGGCTCGCTTCTGGGGGTCGGGGCGGCGGCGCTCGTGACGAACCTCTTCGATGCGCAGACGCTCGCGGATTGGGCGTGGCGCCTGCCCTTCCTCGGGGGCGCGGTTCTTGGCACGGTGGCGATCCTGATCCGCCGCAACCTGCACACATCAGAGCATTTCCAGCAGCACCAGGAGGGGCGCGACGACACATCGCCCCTGCTCGAAGCCTTCACGACGAACCGCAGAGAGACGCTTCTGGCGGTGGCCTTCGCGGCCAGCTACGGCACCTGCTACTACATCGCCTTCGTCTATCTTCCGGAATGGCTGTCCGGTCAGGGCTTGATGGCGCGGGACACCGCGCTGCTGATCAATACCGCGATGACGGTCCTCGTGATCCCCGCGATGCCGCTGGCGGCAATCGTGGGCGACCGGTGGGTGACGCGCCGGGTCTGGATCGCTCTGGCGATCGGGTTGCTGGCACTTGTCGCATGGCCGCTGCACGAATGGATGCTCGTGTCGGGCGGCGCATTGCTGCCCGTGGTCGTAGCACATGCCGTGACCTTCCTCCTGTTGGCCGTGCCGCTGGGCTCCGGCCCCGCCCTGTTCGCGGAGATGTTCCCCGAGCGGGACCGCCTGTCAGGCTATTCCGTCGCCTTCAACATCGGCCTCGGCATTTTCGGAGGCCTCACGCCGATGATCGCCACAAGCCTCATCGCCGCGACAGGCATGGTCACCGCCCCTGCGCTCTACATGCTCGCGGCGGGTTTGATCGCTGTGATCGCGCTCGTCTTCACTCCGGATCGCAGTCGCGCCCCCCTACGCTGA
- a CDS encoding PAS domain S-box protein, whose translation MDSPESIQQHLAAIVEGSEDAIVTKDLNSIILSWNRGAENLFGYTAKEAIGQPITIIFPDDRMDEEVDFIARLRRGERIANYETIRQRKDGSPVPVSLTVSPVRDADGQVVGASKIARDITLQHQLAEQQRLLLSEMRHRVGNAFAVAASLIAVAARQADSAEQLSNEMRSRLHAIASLNSMTVNDPSGEQPDGMPLSYLVSTILKPFSEGVSVQTSLPDIQVRPAAITPLTLVLFELATNSVKYGGLSQSGHGVEISAEIEDERFRLAWKEPGITESGSGKDENKGFGTSLCRLTVSTSLGGSFSREFTPEGLVAALDLDLTMVAQMP comes from the coding sequence ATGGACTCACCAGAAAGCATCCAACAGCATTTGGCTGCGATTGTGGAAGGCTCGGAAGATGCGATTGTCACCAAGGACCTCAACAGCATCATCCTGAGCTGGAATCGCGGCGCGGAAAACCTGTTCGGCTACACTGCCAAAGAAGCCATCGGTCAGCCGATCACGATCATCTTTCCCGACGACCGGATGGATGAGGAGGTCGATTTCATCGCCCGTCTGCGGCGCGGCGAACGGATCGCCAATTACGAGACGATCCGCCAGCGCAAGGACGGCAGCCCCGTTCCGGTGTCTCTGACCGTCTCGCCCGTGCGCGATGCCGATGGCCAAGTCGTCGGCGCGTCGAAGATCGCGCGCGACATCACCTTGCAACACCAACTGGCGGAGCAGCAAAGGCTGCTGCTGTCCGAGATGCGCCACAGGGTCGGCAACGCCTTCGCCGTGGCCGCGTCCCTGATTGCGGTCGCCGCGCGGCAGGCAGACAGCGCAGAGCAACTCAGTAACGAGATGCGCAGCCGCCTTCACGCGATCGCGTCGCTCAATTCGATGACCGTGAACGACCCCTCGGGCGAACAACCCGATGGCATGCCGCTGTCCTATCTCGTCAGCACGATCCTGAAACCCTTCAGCGAAGGGGTGAGCGTCCAGACCTCGCTTCCGGATATTCAGGTGCGCCCTGCCGCGATCACGCCCCTGACGCTCGTTCTCTTCGAGCTCGCGACGAATTCGGTGAAATATGGGGGCCTGTCGCAGAGCGGCCACGGCGTCGAGATTAGCGCAGAGATCGAGGACGAGCGCTTTAGGCTCGCATGGAAAGAGCCCGGCATCACCGAATCGGGATCCGGCAAGGACGAAAACAAAGGGTTCGGCACGTCGCTTTGCCGGCTTACCGTATCCACCTCGCTTGGCGGCAGCTTCTCGCGCGAATTCACGCCAGAAGGATTGGTCGCGGCGTTGGATCTCGATCTGACCATGGTAGCGCAGATGCCGTGA
- a CDS encoding Na/Pi cotransporter family protein has protein sequence MIYFLINLAGAVALLLWAVRLIRTGVERAFMASLRQFLRRTAGTRISAMAAGTGAAMLLQSSTAVAILTAGFAASGTLAAVSGVALVLGADLGSSIVAQILLSPIHVLVPALLVIGVTLFLKSKARRPRQAGRIFVGLALVLLSLGLIGEATAPLRDSELVDAVLTRLGSDLVSAFVLGALLTWAMHSSIAAVLMFVTFAGQGLLPGTGAAAMVLGANLGGAIIPVMLTLSADPIPRRIMVSNFVLRGGGAALVLIGLMAFPHALDFLGATTARQVINLHLVFNLGVAILSLPLIPGVLRLAEAVVVERKDLSPTRITALDEKGLGDAGHALGNAARELLRMGEQVLEMLQPALGLFVRWDPEVAARIKRNESEVDRMHYEIKLYVARLNETRLSTEQSRRAMEIAMVANHLEDAGDQISTNLVDLAQRIHERGLTFSEEGLRELTDFHDRVTSNTRLALNVLMSGEIDDARQLVEEKDRTRAAEAELQAAHLARLRANNSASIETTNIHQETVRALKQINTDVTYVAYPILEQAGDLRATRLTG, from the coding sequence ATGATCTATTTCCTGATCAATCTCGCGGGCGCGGTGGCGCTGCTGCTCTGGGCGGTTCGTTTGATCCGCACCGGGGTCGAGCGCGCCTTCATGGCCTCGCTGCGCCAGTTCCTGCGCCGCACGGCGGGCACGCGGATCAGCGCGATGGCCGCGGGGACGGGGGCGGCGATGCTGCTGCAAAGCTCGACCGCCGTCGCGATCCTGACCGCCGGCTTCGCCGCGAGCGGGACATTGGCCGCCGTGTCGGGCGTGGCGCTGGTGCTGGGCGCCGATCTGGGCTCGTCCATCGTGGCGCAGATCCTGCTCTCGCCGATCCATGTTCTTGTGCCCGCGCTCCTCGTGATCGGGGTGACGCTGTTTCTCAAATCAAAAGCCCGCCGCCCGCGGCAGGCGGGGCGCATCTTCGTGGGGCTCGCGCTGGTCCTGCTCTCGCTGGGTCTGATCGGCGAGGCGACGGCGCCCCTGCGCGACAGCGAACTGGTAGACGCGGTCCTGACCCGGCTGGGCAGCGATCTCGTCTCGGCCTTCGTCCTCGGGGCCTTGCTGACATGGGCGATGCATTCCTCGATCGCGGCGGTCTTGATGTTCGTGACCTTCGCGGGCCAGGGCCTTTTGCCGGGGACGGGCGCTGCGGCGATGGTGCTGGGCGCGAACCTCGGCGGGGCGATCATCCCGGTGATGCTGACGCTGTCCGCCGATCCCATCCCGCGCCGCATCATGGTCTCGAATTTCGTCCTGCGCGGGGGCGGAGCTGCACTGGTGCTTATCGGTCTGATGGCCTTCCCGCATGCGCTCGACTTTCTGGGCGCGACGACGGCGCGGCAGGTGATCAACCTGCATCTAGTCTTCAACCTCGGCGTCGCGATCCTGTCGCTTCCGCTGATCCCTGGGGTGTTGCGCCTTGCCGAGGCGGTCGTGGTCGAGCGCAAGGACCTGTCGCCCACGCGGATCACCGCACTCGACGAAAAGGGGCTGGGGGACGCGGGCCATGCCCTTGGCAATGCGGCGCGCGAATTGCTGCGCATGGGCGAGCAGGTCTTGGAGATGCTGCAGCCGGCACTTGGGCTTTTCGTTCGCTGGGATCCGGAGGTCGCCGCCCGCATCAAGCGCAACGAGAGCGAAGTCGACCGCATGCATTATGAAATCAAGCTCTATGTCGCGCGGCTCAATGAGACGCGGCTGAGCACCGAGCAATCGCGTCGCGCGATGGAGATCGCGATGGTGGCGAACCATCTCGAGGATGCGGGCGATCAGATTTCGACCAATCTCGTCGATCTCGCGCAGCGCATCCATGAACGCGGCCTGACCTTCTCGGAAGAGGGGCTGCGGGAGCTGACCGATTTCCACGACCGCGTCACCTCTAACACGCGCTTGGCCCTGAACGTCCTGATGTCGGGGGAGATCGACGATGCGCGTCAGCTCGTCGAGGAGAAAGACCGCACCCGCGCCGCCGAGGCCGAGTTGCAGGCGGCCCACCTTGCGCGGCTGCGCGCGAATAACAGCGCCTCTATCGAGACCACGAACATCCATCAGGAAACCGTGCGCGCGCTGAAGCAGATCAATACGGACGTGACCTATGTCGCCTATCCGATCCTCGAACAGGCAGGCGATCTGCGCGCGACGCGCCTGACCGGGTGA
- a CDS encoding HAD-IIA family hydrolase, with amino-acid sequence MTMTAQEALAAYERARHRLPSPGLISTSQMARDLSELADLFDVFLLDAFGVLNIGETAIEGTPERVAALQAQGKRVMVVSNAAGVPHDALMQKYTRLGYAFATKDVVTSRTALVAALREAPARAWGLMASQTTGDDELDQFDVTWLAEDRATYDAAEGFLLIGAADWTEERQDLLEASIRDNPRPVWVGNPDIVAPREVGFSQEPGHFAHRLADATGVAPEFYGKPFNNIYDIAFARLGPVDPARVLMVGDSLHTDILGAQATGIRSALIAGYGFFGGEDAQAAIASCGIVPDFVLERP; translated from the coding sequence ATGACAATGACCGCGCAGGAAGCGCTCGCAGCCTATGAGCGCGCGCGCCACCGACTGCCCTCCCCCGGCCTGATCTCGACCAGCCAGATGGCGCGCGACCTCTCGGAGCTTGCCGATCTGTTCGACGTGTTCCTGCTCGATGCGTTCGGTGTGCTCAATATCGGCGAGACCGCGATCGAGGGCACGCCCGAGCGCGTGGCGGCGCTGCAAGCGCAGGGCAAGCGGGTGATGGTCGTGTCGAACGCGGCGGGCGTGCCGCATGACGCCCTAATGCAGAAATACACGCGGCTCGGCTATGCCTTCGCGACCAAGGATGTCGTCACCAGTCGCACCGCTCTCGTTGCAGCCCTGCGCGAAGCGCCTGCCCGGGCCTGGGGCCTGATGGCGAGCCAAACGACGGGCGATGACGAGCTGGATCAGTTCGACGTGACATGGCTCGCCGAGGATCGCGCCACCTACGACGCAGCCGAAGGGTTTCTGCTGATCGGTGCGGCGGACTGGACCGAAGAGCGACAAGACCTGCTCGAAGCGTCCATCCGCGACAACCCGCGCCCGGTCTGGGTCGGCAATCCCGATATCGTCGCGCCCCGTGAGGTCGGGTTCTCGCAGGAGCCGGGTCACTTCGCGCATAGGCTCGCCGATGCGACGGGTGTGGCGCCGGAGTTCTACGGCAAGCCTTTCAACAATATCTACGACATCGCCTTCGCACGTCTCGGTCCGGTCGATCCCGCGCGCGTGCTGATGGTGGGCGACAGCCTGCACACCGACATTCTCGGCGCACAGGCGACCGGAATCCGCTCTGCCCTAATCGCGGGATATGGCTTCTTCGGCGGCGAAGACGCGCAGGCGGCCATCGCCTCCTGCGGCATCGTTCCGGATTTCGTTCTGGAACGACCGTGA
- a CDS encoding heavy metal translocating P-type ATPase, which yields MEQRGTDRLKLALLALAVAALVVGLAFWAAGADALAKASWTVGVVPTLAALVFEISRSLRRGEVGLDIVAALSMTAALVFDETLAAAVVAVMYSGGTFLESFAEGRARREMHDLLSRVPRTATRHRDGGLEDIPLDEIAPGDRLLIHQGDVVPVDGSLASETAFLDTSALTGESLPVRLAHGADVMSGSTNAGEAFDLMAVRPAKDSTYAGIVRLVEEAQASKAPMSRLADRWSLGFLVVTLAIAFAAWWFTGDPIRAVAVLVVATPCPLILAVPVALVAGLSRAAHYGVLIKGAGPLETMARIGTLVLDKTGTLTEGRPQIVSIDSHDGMEEDEILRLAAALDQASKHPVAQAIVTAAKERGFTLPVPSDVAEIAGEGVVGHVEGRKVIVGGDDFVAARVGRKPGDHPTMAAGAVLVAVAVDGRMAGHLVMADPLREDAGAMLDGLRHEGIERILLATGDRTDVAERVTEGLGLDGLRAGLTPDQKVLLVLSERKHGPVMMVGDGVNDAPALAAADVGVAMGARGAAASAEAADVVLLVDRIDQLRAGIEIAASSRRIAFESVAAGIGLSVLGMIAAAYGYLTPVEGAILQEAIDVAVILNALRALRIRPK from the coding sequence ATGGAACAGCGCGGAACCGACCGTCTGAAACTCGCCCTCCTCGCGCTCGCCGTAGCGGCGCTGGTGGTGGGCCTCGCCTTCTGGGCGGCTGGCGCGGACGCCTTGGCGAAAGCCAGCTGGACCGTCGGCGTCGTGCCCACCCTCGCCGCGCTTGTCTTTGAGATCTCCCGCAGCCTCCGGCGCGGCGAAGTCGGTCTGGATATCGTGGCCGCTCTCTCGATGACCGCCGCGCTTGTCTTCGACGAAACGCTCGCCGCGGCGGTCGTGGCGGTGATGTATTCCGGCGGCACTTTCCTCGAGAGCTTCGCCGAGGGCCGCGCCCGGCGCGAAATGCACGACCTGCTCTCGCGTGTCCCACGGACCGCAACGCGGCATCGCGATGGCGGGCTGGAGGATATTCCGCTCGACGAGATCGCCCCCGGGGATCGCCTGCTGATCCATCAGGGCGACGTGGTGCCGGTGGACGGATCATTGGCCTCCGAGACGGCTTTTCTGGACACATCGGCGCTGACCGGGGAGTCTCTGCCGGTTCGTTTGGCGCATGGGGCCGACGTCATGAGCGGCTCGACCAATGCAGGCGAGGCGTTCGATCTGATGGCGGTGCGGCCCGCGAAGGACAGTACCTATGCCGGGATCGTCCGGCTGGTCGAGGAAGCCCAGGCCTCCAAGGCCCCGATGTCGCGCCTCGCGGATCGCTGGTCTCTGGGCTTTCTCGTGGTCACGCTCGCCATCGCCTTCGCGGCGTGGTGGTTCACCGGAGACCCGATCCGCGCGGTCGCCGTTCTCGTGGTCGCCACCCCCTGCCCGCTGATCCTCGCCGTACCGGTCGCTCTGGTGGCGGGGCTCTCGCGCGCGGCGCATTACGGCGTGCTGATCAAAGGCGCGGGACCGCTCGAGACGATGGCGCGCATCGGCACGCTGGTCCTCGACAAGACCGGCACCCTGACCGAAGGCCGCCCGCAGATCGTGTCGATCGACAGTCACGACGGGATGGAGGAAGACGAGATCCTGCGCCTTGCCGCCGCCCTCGATCAGGCCTCGAAACATCCGGTGGCACAAGCGATCGTCACCGCCGCGAAAGAGCGCGGCTTCACCCTGCCCGTCCCGTCGGATGTGGCGGAAATCGCGGGCGAAGGCGTCGTGGGTCATGTCGAGGGGCGCAAGGTCATCGTCGGTGGCGACGACTTCGTGGCGGCGCGCGTCGGGCGCAAACCGGGCGACCACCCGACGATGGCCGCCGGGGCGGTCCTCGTCGCCGTCGCCGTGGACGGGCGCATGGCCGGGCATCTGGTGATGGCCGATCCGCTGCGCGAAGATGCGGGCGCCATGCTCGACGGGCTGCGTCACGAGGGGATCGAACGGATTCTGCTCGCCACCGGCGACCGAACGGATGTGGCCGAACGCGTGACCGAGGGGCTCGGCCTCGACGGGCTGCGCGCGGGCCTGACGCCGGACCAGAAAGTGCTCCTCGTGCTCTCCGAGCGCAAGCATGGGCCGGTCATGATGGTGGGCGACGGCGTGAACGACGCGCCCGCGCTCGCCGCCGCAGATGTCGGCGTCGCAATGGGCGCGCGCGGGGCCGCCGCCTCGGCCGAAGCGGCCGATGTGGTGCTTCTCGTCGACCGGATCGATCAGTTGCGCGCGGGCATCGAAATCGCCGCATCCTCGCGGCGGATCGCCTTCGAG
- a CDS encoding DeoR/GlpR family DNA-binding transcription regulator, with product MKQEGQRLRKRDRREQILFELKLRPHLRISELAERFGVSTETIRRDFDALEEKGLIDRAHGGASRPHPGHYPTLDERERDQFQERERIGRMAAAQVAPGETLMIDSGSTTQQMARFLAMAGTPCRVITNSLPIAMLLGGSEVAEVILAPGNYLPTESAVVGEETLEFLSRHHVDRAVIGATALSCEGVSETIPGFAAIKRVMLAQAQAGMLLILGSKFGIHGFTRAATLDALALVVADRAPPADLKEALRENAVEVLLAK from the coding sequence GTGAAACAAGAGGGACAGCGACTGCGCAAACGCGACCGGCGCGAGCAGATCCTGTTCGAGTTGAAGCTGCGCCCCCATCTGCGCATCTCGGAACTGGCCGAACGGTTCGGGGTCTCGACGGAGACGATCCGGCGCGACTTCGATGCACTTGAAGAGAAGGGGCTGATCGACCGCGCGCATGGCGGGGCCTCGCGCCCCCATCCGGGTCACTATCCCACGCTGGACGAGCGCGAACGCGACCAGTTTCAGGAACGCGAGCGGATCGGGCGCATGGCCGCAGCACAGGTAGCCCCCGGCGAGACGCTGATGATCGACTCCGGCTCCACCACGCAGCAGATGGCCCGGTTTCTCGCCATGGCAGGCACGCCCTGCCGCGTCATCACCAATTCCCTGCCCATCGCGATGCTTCTGGGCGGTAGCGAGGTAGCGGAGGTGATCCTTGCCCCGGGGAATTACCTGCCGACGGAATCGGCGGTCGTGGGCGAAGAGACGCTCGAATTCCTGTCGCGCCATCACGTCGACCGGGCGGTGATCGGCGCGACCGCGCTCTCGTGCGAAGGCGTGTCCGAAACCATTCCGGGCTTCGCCGCGATCAAGCGCGTGATGCTCGCGCAGGCGCAGGCGGGCATGCTGCTGATCCTCGGGTCGAAATTCGGCATTCACGGCTTCACCCGCGCCGCCACGCTCGACGCGCTCGCCTTGGTGGTAGCGGACCGCGCCCCGCCCGCCGATCTGAAAGAGGCGCTGCGCGAGAACGCCGTGGAGGTGTTGCTCGCGAAGTGA